A region from the Salicibibacter cibarius genome encodes:
- a CDS encoding LutC/YkgG family protein, with amino-acid sequence MSRGTIQGREDFLNQIAEKIGRPRSEHVERPEWRLQPQWDVFADENTDQLVERFKAQCDNIHTEVVETNADGLREAVAETIGSYQAKSVIMWDDERLKQAGLDDGFQSQMIALGVETAVWDTTKREENIWIAERAGVGITYSDITLAESGTVVLLASPKKGRVVNLFPENYIAVIPRSSMVPRMTQATRRIHERVQNGEEIPSQIHFVSGPSNSADIEGSLVVGVHGPVRATYIILGNL; translated from the coding sequence ATGAGTAGGGGGACGATCCAAGGGAGAGAGGATTTTTTAAATCAAATCGCAGAAAAAATCGGGCGCCCGCGCAGCGAACATGTGGAACGCCCTGAGTGGCGGTTGCAACCGCAATGGGATGTTTTTGCTGATGAAAATACCGATCAACTCGTCGAACGGTTTAAGGCACAGTGCGACAACATTCACACTGAGGTAGTCGAAACAAATGCCGATGGGCTCCGCGAAGCGGTGGCGGAAACGATCGGAAGTTATCAAGCGAAATCGGTCATCATGTGGGATGATGAGAGGCTTAAGCAGGCGGGGCTTGATGATGGATTTCAATCGCAGATGATCGCGTTGGGCGTTGAAACAGCAGTGTGGGACACGACAAAGAGGGAGGAAAACATATGGATAGCTGAACGCGCTGGAGTAGGTATTACTTATAGCGATATCACTTTGGCCGAATCAGGCACCGTCGTACTGCTAGCCTCCCCTAAAAAAGGTAGAGTTGTGAATCTTTTCCCGGAAAATTATATCGCGGTTATCCCCCGCAGTTCGATGGTTCCGCGAATGACGCAAGCGACCCGCCGGATTCATGAACGCGTGCAAAACGGCGAAGAGATTCCTTCGCAGATTCATTTTGTCTCCGGTCCGTCCAATAGCGCGGATATCGAAGGAAGCTTGGTGGTCGGTGTGCACGGGCCGGTGAGAGCGACGTATATTATTTTGGGGAATCTCTAA
- a CDS encoding LutB/LldF family L-lactate oxidation iron-sulfur protein: MPLRVGEKDFSKRMKTGLEDAFMRGTVRSAQEKLRTRKQTSSEELGDWEAWRTLGEEIRSHTLEHLDYYLEQLSDKVAERGGHVYFAKTAEEGNAYVQQVAREKEAKKIVKSKSMVTEEMSLNNALEGDGLEVVETDLGEYILQVDDHDPPSHIVAPSLHKNRSQIKDVFADKKGYTESDNANDITRFVREELREEFTNADIGITGCNFAVAESGTISLVTNEGNADLVTALPKTQITVMSMERIVPTWEELDVMMSLLCRSAVGQKLTSYITALTGPKAEEEIDGSEDFHLIIVDNGRSDILGTQFQSTLHCIRCAACVNVCPVYRHVGGHAYGSIYNGPIGAVLTPLLDGYEDNKDLPYASSLCSACTEACPVKIPLHEHLIAHRQIITEKETLGPMPEKWAMKMFGSGVSSPKLYRLASKQANCVMRPWTKGSRIPKGPEPLKAWTNFRDLPAPASERFRDWFSNRRRSTFDE; this comes from the coding sequence ATGCCACTAAGAGTGGGGGAAAAAGATTTTTCAAAACGCATGAAAACTGGTTTGGAAGATGCATTTATGCGCGGCACCGTCCGCTCAGCACAGGAAAAATTACGGACGAGAAAACAAACATCCTCGGAAGAGCTCGGTGACTGGGAAGCGTGGCGGACACTTGGGGAAGAGATTCGTTCCCATACTCTCGAGCATCTCGACTATTATCTTGAGCAATTAAGCGATAAGGTGGCAGAACGGGGTGGCCATGTTTATTTTGCCAAGACGGCTGAGGAAGGCAATGCCTATGTGCAACAAGTCGCCCGTGAAAAAGAAGCGAAAAAAATTGTGAAGTCGAAATCGATGGTTACCGAAGAAATGTCTTTAAACAATGCCCTCGAGGGCGACGGGTTGGAGGTCGTAGAGACCGACTTGGGGGAGTATATTTTGCAAGTCGATGACCATGATCCGCCTTCTCATATTGTGGCACCTTCATTGCATAAAAACCGGTCACAAATAAAAGACGTCTTTGCTGATAAAAAAGGCTATACAGAAAGCGACAATGCTAATGACATCACCCGTTTCGTCCGCGAGGAGCTGCGTGAGGAATTTACGAATGCCGACATAGGCATCACGGGTTGTAATTTTGCCGTCGCTGAATCGGGGACGATTTCGCTTGTCACCAATGAAGGCAATGCCGACCTCGTTACCGCGTTGCCGAAAACACAAATCACGGTGATGAGTATGGAACGGATCGTGCCCACGTGGGAAGAGCTCGATGTCATGATGAGTCTGCTTTGTCGTTCCGCCGTTGGCCAAAAGCTAACGTCCTATATTACCGCCTTAACGGGACCGAAGGCTGAAGAGGAAATCGATGGTTCGGAAGACTTCCACCTCATCATCGTCGATAACGGCCGTTCCGATATCCTCGGGACGCAATTTCAATCAACCCTTCATTGCATCCGTTGTGCTGCGTGTGTGAACGTATGCCCGGTTTATCGCCATGTGGGCGGTCATGCTTATGGCTCCATCTATAATGGTCCGATCGGCGCGGTGTTGACTCCCTTGCTCGATGGTTACGAGGACAACAAAGACCTTCCTTACGCGTCTTCGCTTTGTTCCGCTTGTACGGAAGCTTGTCCGGTGAAAATTCCATTGCATGAGCATTTGATCGCTCATCGCCAGATCATTACGGAAAAAGAAACCCTCGGTCCAATGCCGGAAAAATGGGCGATGAAAATGTTTGGGTCCGGTGTTTCTTCGCCAAAGCTCTATCGATTGGCTTCCAAACAAGCGAATTGCGTCATGCGGCCATGGACGAAAGGTTCTCGTATTCCGAAAGGGCCCGAGCCATTAAAAGCCTGGACTAATTTTCGCGATTTACCTGCACCTGCCAGCGAACGTTTTCGCGACTGGTTTTCAAACCGAAGGAGGTCGACATTCGATGAGTAG
- a CDS encoding (Fe-S)-binding protein: MNVSLFITCLGDMFYPNAGKATVELLEKFGCTVDFPKSQTCCGQPAFNSGYHKDARKVAKQTIQAFQNSSYVVSPSGSCVAMLHEYHHLLKGEPEWQVEAGKLSAKSYELTQFFVNVLRVEDAGASFHAKATYHTSCHMMRLLGVMNAPQTLLNHVEGLEMIDLSRDYDCCGFGGTFAVKMPDISKEMVDEKMRCIHDTGADILISADAGCMMNIGGRMEREESPVKVMHIAEVLNHTEAR; the protein is encoded by the coding sequence GTGAACGTATCATTATTTATCACTTGTCTGGGTGACATGTTTTATCCGAATGCCGGCAAAGCCACCGTAGAGCTTCTAGAAAAATTTGGATGTACTGTTGATTTTCCGAAATCGCAAACGTGTTGTGGGCAACCGGCTTTTAACAGCGGTTATCACAAGGATGCACGTAAAGTGGCCAAACAAACGATCCAGGCTTTTCAAAATTCCTCTTATGTAGTTTCTCCCTCGGGGTCCTGCGTAGCAATGTTACACGAGTATCACCATTTATTGAAAGGGGAGCCGGAATGGCAGGTGGAAGCGGGAAAGTTGAGCGCAAAAAGTTATGAATTGACGCAGTTTTTCGTAAATGTGCTTCGTGTCGAAGATGCCGGTGCCTCTTTTCATGCCAAAGCCACCTACCACACGTCCTGCCATATGATGCGTTTGCTTGGCGTTATGAATGCGCCGCAAACGTTACTTAACCATGTGGAAGGATTAGAGATGATTGACTTGTCCCGTGATTATGATTGCTGTGGGTTTGGGGGTACGTTTGCCGTGAAAATGCCGGATATTTCAAAAGAGATGGTCGATGAGAAGATGAGATGTATCCATGACACGGGCGCGGATATTCTCATCAGCGCCGACGCCGGATGTATGATGAATATCGGCGGGCGCATGGAACGTGAGGAGAGTCCCGTTAAAGTCATGCACATTGCTGAAGTCCTGAATCATACCGAAGCGAGGTGA
- a CDS encoding NADP-dependent oxidoreductase, whose amino-acid sequence MRQIILKGRPDGMPSLDTFQFINEDVPDRNQDEVLLKTLYLSVDPYMRGRMSDEPSYVKPFEVGKPLNGRIIAQVIESKVDKLKEGDIVTGIFPWQEYIVAFPNELRRLDVHELPISSALGVLGTPGLTAYFGMYHIGEPKEGETVVVSSAAGAVGSIAGQLAQKRGARVVGIVGSRTKADYIIETLGFDDAVNYKNEDVGKGLKTKCPDGIDVYFENVGGEISDDVWPLLNTFARVPLCGAISAYNLASDEEDIGTRVQWPFLKARIKMQGFIVGDYSEHFSDAYKELTQLVKKDELHFEETILEGFDRVPEAFIGLFSGDNIGKQLVKVAEPDK is encoded by the coding sequence ATGAGACAAATAATATTAAAAGGAAGACCGGACGGCATGCCTTCATTGGACACCTTTCAATTTATAAATGAGGATGTGCCAGACAGGAATCAAGATGAAGTGCTGTTGAAAACCTTATACTTATCTGTAGACCCGTATATGCGTGGAAGAATGTCAGATGAGCCTTCTTATGTGAAGCCTTTTGAAGTTGGAAAGCCATTAAATGGAAGAATTATAGCTCAGGTTATAGAGTCGAAAGTTGATAAATTGAAAGAAGGTGATATTGTAACGGGTATTTTTCCGTGGCAAGAATACATTGTTGCCTTTCCCAATGAATTGCGGCGCCTGGACGTTCATGAATTGCCTATTTCATCAGCACTCGGTGTTCTAGGCACGCCAGGTTTAACCGCCTATTTTGGCATGTATCATATTGGTGAGCCAAAGGAAGGAGAAACGGTTGTTGTGTCATCCGCAGCTGGTGCTGTTGGATCTATAGCTGGGCAGCTGGCACAAAAACGAGGTGCTCGAGTTGTAGGCATTGTCGGATCACGAACGAAAGCTGATTATATTATAGAAACGTTAGGCTTTGACGATGCAGTTAATTATAAAAATGAGGATGTTGGAAAAGGATTGAAAACAAAATGTCCAGATGGAATCGATGTGTATTTCGAGAATGTCGGTGGCGAGATATCCGACGACGTATGGCCATTGCTTAATACCTTTGCCCGCGTGCCTTTATGTGGGGCGATATCGGCGTACAATCTAGCTTCCGACGAAGAAGATATCGGCACACGTGTCCAATGGCCTTTTTTAAAAGCAAGGATTAAAATGCAAGGTTTTATCGTTGGTGATTATTCGGAGCATTTTAGCGACGCTTATAAAGAACTTACCCAACTGGTAAAAAAGGATGAACTGCATTTTGAAGAAACGATTCTTGAGGGTTTTGATAGAGTACCTGAAGCGTTTATCGGTTTATTTTCCGGAGACAATATCGGAAAACAATTGGTGAAGGTGGCTGAACCTGATAAATAA
- a CDS encoding IS1380 family transposase: MTGKLNIQLTDEYILPTSGLPLIGALLERTFLHAQLSALSMEGLTDAAEISHGDTIASYIGLLAQGKNDFGWIESYRQDPFFQTALGLEHTPSEATLRHRMNQIARHDETLSILGKENVRFLQQLDSPITATSLSNGEERVTVDADHSPFDNSDTNKEGVSRTYKGVDGYNPGFAYMGQEGYVIHSELRNGKDHVQKGTPAFLHKALTSAQQVTGTSLLLRLDGGNDAAANREICEKLGVDYIIKRNLRQETPEAWLAIAEQQGTATEPREGKTMYTGKIQMRNSQGNSTWQVYQVVERTMTRDGQMLLVPEVTCDSYWVSMDLPVDETIELYHQHGTCEQFHSELKTDMDLERFPSGKFATNQMILTLGCFVYNLLRSIGQEALKGDDMPVKKKVFRRRLKTVIDQMVMFAGKFVQHARQLYLKISKHNPWHHCFQRLYQQFQL; encoded by the coding sequence ATGACAGGGAAATTAAATATCCAACTAACGGATGAATATATTTTACCGACGAGCGGGCTTCCGTTGATCGGTGCTTTATTGGAACGGACTTTTCTTCACGCTCAACTTTCAGCTCTTTCGATGGAGGGGCTCACGGATGCCGCCGAGATTTCGCATGGGGATACGATCGCTTCTTATATCGGTTTGCTTGCCCAGGGCAAAAATGATTTTGGATGGATCGAATCTTATCGGCAAGATCCTTTTTTTCAAACGGCTTTAGGGCTGGAACATACACCTTCCGAGGCGACACTTCGCCATCGGATGAATCAGATCGCCCGCCATGACGAAACGCTTTCAATACTGGGGAAAGAAAATGTACGCTTTCTTCAACAGCTGGACTCCCCGATCACCGCCACGTCGCTTTCAAATGGCGAAGAGAGAGTAACCGTCGACGCCGATCATTCGCCTTTTGACAACAGCGACACCAACAAAGAAGGCGTCAGTCGCACGTATAAAGGCGTTGATGGCTATAATCCGGGCTTTGCCTACATGGGCCAAGAAGGCTATGTGATTCATTCTGAACTCCGGAATGGCAAAGATCATGTCCAAAAGGGCACGCCTGCCTTTTTACATAAGGCCTTGACCTCAGCCCAACAGGTCACCGGCACGTCCCTCCTTCTTCGTCTCGACGGAGGCAATGACGCCGCTGCGAATCGGGAGATTTGCGAAAAACTGGGCGTGGACTATATCATCAAGCGTAACCTCCGCCAAGAAACACCTGAAGCTTGGTTAGCCATTGCCGAACAACAGGGGACAGCTACTGAGCCTCGAGAAGGAAAAACCATGTACACCGGGAAGATTCAAATGAGAAACAGCCAAGGAAACTCGACGTGGCAAGTGTATCAGGTCGTGGAACGAACGATGACCCGAGACGGTCAAATGCTTCTCGTGCCGGAGGTCACCTGTGACAGTTACTGGGTTTCCATGGATCTTCCTGTGGACGAAACCATCGAGCTGTATCATCAGCACGGCACGTGTGAACAATTTCATAGTGAGCTGAAAACGGATATGGATCTTGAACGCTTTCCCTCCGGGAAATTTGCGACTAACCAAATGATTTTAACATTGGGTTGCTTCGTCTATAATCTTTTACGGAGTATCGGTCAGGAAGCATTAAAAGGTGACGATATGCCCGTGAAAAAGAAGGTCTTTCGCCGTCGCTTGAAAACCGTCATTGATCAGATGGTTATGTTCGCCGGCAAATTCGTTCAGCATGCTAGACAGCTTTATCTAAAAATCAGTAAACACAATCCTTGGCATCATTGTTTTCAACGCCTCTACCAGCAATTTCAATTGTGA
- the lpdA gene encoding dihydrolipoyl dehydrogenase: MVVGDFLEEIDTLIVGSGPGGYVAAIRAAQLGQKVTIVEKEKSLGGVCLNVGCIPSKALIHAGHQANQMKNSNDIGIIADNVNVDFSKVQEWKQSVVKKLTGGVESLMKGNKVEVIKGEAYFSDDKTVRVTKDEYTTQTYKFNNCIIATGSRPNELPNVKWSERVISSTEALALNEIPKRLVVIGGGYIGIELGTAYANFGTEVVILESEKQILLGFEKQLSAPVSTGLKKKRNVEVLTHASIQSVEEQEERIIVTAEINGDTKTFNSNYVLVTAGRKPNTDKIGLEQTGVELDDKGLIKVDDQCKTSIDHLYAIGDVIAGPALAHKASYEGKVAAEAINGEPAKLDYIAIPSIVFSDPELASVGYTEKEAKEDGFDVNISNFSMAANGRALSLNESDGFLKLVTRKEDDLVLGAQIVGPSASEMIAELGFAIEVGMTAEDIALTIHAHPTMSEAAMEAAEIAIGTPIHAVK, encoded by the coding sequence ATGGTTGTAGGCGATTTTCTAGAAGAAATTGACACACTCATCGTTGGTTCAGGTCCCGGAGGTTATGTTGCGGCAATTCGCGCTGCGCAACTAGGTCAAAAAGTAACGATCGTTGAAAAAGAAAAATCGTTGGGTGGTGTTTGTCTGAATGTCGGTTGTATTCCTTCCAAAGCATTAATTCATGCCGGTCATCAGGCTAATCAAATGAAGAATTCCAATGATATTGGCATAATTGCCGATAATGTGAACGTTGACTTTAGCAAAGTGCAGGAATGGAAGCAATCGGTTGTAAAAAAACTCACTGGCGGTGTTGAAAGTCTGATGAAAGGTAATAAGGTAGAGGTAATCAAAGGCGAGGCGTATTTTTCCGATGATAAAACAGTGCGTGTGACAAAAGACGAATATACAACACAAACATACAAATTTAATAATTGTATTATAGCAACTGGTTCAAGACCGAATGAACTTCCTAATGTCAAATGGAGTGAGCGGGTGATCTCTTCAACTGAAGCTTTAGCATTGAATGAAATTCCGAAGAGATTAGTCGTCATCGGAGGAGGGTATATTGGCATTGAACTTGGAACTGCTTATGCTAATTTTGGTACGGAAGTTGTTATTTTAGAAAGTGAAAAGCAAATTTTACTTGGTTTTGAAAAACAGCTTAGCGCACCTGTTTCAACTGGTCTTAAGAAAAAAAGAAATGTCGAAGTTTTAACTCATGCATCTATACAGAGCGTCGAAGAGCAAGAAGAGAGAATAATCGTCACCGCTGAAATTAATGGGGATACAAAAACATTCAATTCCAACTATGTACTCGTAACCGCCGGGCGAAAACCAAATACAGATAAAATCGGTTTGGAACAAACTGGTGTTGAGCTCGACGATAAAGGGTTAATCAAGGTTGATGACCAGTGCAAAACCAGTATTGATCATCTATATGCAATCGGAGACGTGATTGCTGGTCCTGCACTTGCGCACAAAGCCTCTTATGAAGGAAAGGTGGCTGCCGAAGCAATCAACGGTGAGCCAGCAAAATTGGATTACATAGCTATTCCATCAATTGTCTTTTCAGACCCCGAGCTGGCTTCAGTTGGTTATACCGAAAAAGAGGCAAAAGAAGATGGATTTGATGTGAATATTTCCAATTTTTCCATGGCTGCTAATGGTCGTGCGCTTTCATTAAATGAATCAGATGGATTTTTGAAATTAGTCACAAGAAAAGAAGACGATTTGGTACTCGGAGCGCAAATTGTTGGACCGAGTGCATCAGAGATGATTGCTGAACTCGGTTTTGCAATTGAAGTTGGCATGACCGCTGAGGATATAGCTTTAACGATACATGCTCATCCAACAATGAGTGAAGCTGCCATGGAAGCAGCTGAAATTGCGATTGGAACTCCAATTCACGCTGTGAAGTAA
- a CDS encoding alpha-ketoacid dehydrogenase subunit beta, translating to MAEMTMIQAINQAMAQEMERDERVVILGQDVGKNGGVFRATEGLQGRFGEERVMDTPLAESAIVGTSIGLAVNSFRPIAEIQFLGFIYETMDQISAQAARVRFRSAGRFTSPIVIRSPYGGGVRTPELHSDSLEALFAHTPGLKVIMPSNAYDAKGLLISAIRDNDPVLFLEPMKLYRAFKLEVPDEVYEVPIGEAKVVKDGEDVTIVTWGATVPLAQKVAEEAEPRNISVEVIDLRTVQPIDLETIVQSVEKTGRLIIVHEAVKSAGVGGEVASLVSEYSLFSLASPILRVTGYDTPYPVPSVEDDWLPTAPRIHAAIEKVMEF from the coding sequence ATGGCAGAGATGACGATGATTCAAGCGATAAATCAAGCAATGGCACAAGAAATGGAGCGAGATGAACGTGTCGTTATCCTAGGACAAGATGTAGGGAAAAACGGTGGAGTGTTCAGAGCTACAGAAGGCCTTCAAGGCCGCTTTGGAGAAGAACGCGTTATGGATACTCCGTTGGCTGAATCTGCCATCGTTGGCACATCAATCGGACTTGCTGTGAATAGTTTTCGTCCGATTGCTGAAATTCAGTTCCTCGGTTTTATTTATGAAACGATGGATCAGATTTCCGCTCAAGCAGCGCGTGTTCGATTCCGTTCTGCGGGTCGATTCACCTCTCCAATCGTTATTCGCAGTCCATATGGAGGTGGGGTAAGAACGCCTGAACTACATTCAGACAGTTTAGAAGCGTTGTTCGCACATACACCGGGTTTGAAAGTCATCATGCCATCAAACGCATATGATGCGAAAGGTCTGTTGATTTCGGCGATTCGCGACAATGACCCAGTGTTATTTTTGGAGCCGATGAAGCTATATCGTGCCTTTAAATTAGAAGTACCAGACGAAGTATATGAAGTGCCGATTGGAGAAGCAAAAGTTGTGAAAGATGGTGAAGATGTCACAATTGTGACGTGGGGGGCTACGGTGCCGCTCGCTCAAAAAGTTGCAGAAGAAGCGGAACCAAGAAACATTTCTGTCGAAGTCATAGACCTTCGTACCGTTCAACCGATTGATCTTGAAACTATTGTTCAATCTGTTGAAAAAACAGGACGACTGATCATTGTTCATGAAGCGGTGAAAAGCGCAGGTGTCGGAGGGGAAGTTGCTTCACTGGTGAGCGAATATTCCCTATTCTCGCTAGCCTCCCCGATTTTACGTGTTACCGGTTATGACACACCGTATCCAGTGCCCTCAGTTGAAGATGACTGGTTGCCAACTGCGCCAAGAATCCATGCAGCGATTGAAAAGGTGATGGAATTTTAG